Proteins found in one Phoenix dactylifera cultivar Barhee BC4 unplaced genomic scaffold, palm_55x_up_171113_PBpolish2nd_filt_p 001926F, whole genome shotgun sequence genomic segment:
- the LOC103698687 gene encoding protein ACCELERATED CELL DEATH 6-like — MAEESITSQTIQTDSNFEVPPGKVQPSRIPMNLKLLESARSGDRRILDELLRTGDTRCLFGVTLEGNTTLHIVASRGHLEFAKEICRREISLLAAPNTRLDTPLHCAARAGYDEIVTSIIKFARHKGIKERVLRARNRDEANALHEAAKYNHVGVANVLMNEDVGLASLLNDAGMSPLYLAIVTGSLDVARALLRSTSWKKVSSESYTGPNKNTALHAAVLLSPEITQDLLDREPELAKGVGFLEKIPLYYAASDGHHDTVKLLLERDPSTAYLSEANYGLFPIHIAAMMGNVSIVDEILKQCPDTDELLDKEGNNFLHAAFKRRRLDVVKKIISKRPDLRKLLNDQDNKGNTPLHTAVKNSDKASVYFLLRDKTICVNVINHDGFTPLDLAYQLSDRGLQFRMNAKVCITNCLALTNALSGPREIFHDIESGKLSSGETKEKLSGDDKFKKESSNVEDKEITKQVDLAKNYGIATVLIATVTFAAGFTVPGGYIADDHPGRGRAVLAKEYAFKVFLVSDASALVCSIVATFWLMRAGTSTVDRPTRIRAFKWALKFLQVAFQGMSTAFAMGIYVVLPPSSKHISILLCIIALGAPLLADMLSIYKLCVLLITVGIRKGYRQCICPTIHLLDKKRLGDFLLHGRRLIILLLLTLGLYPFFFLSAML; from the exons ATGGCCGAGGAGAGCATCACTAGCCAAACAATACAAACAGATTCCAattttgaagttcctccggGCAAAGTCCAGCCCAGCCGCATACCTATGAATCTTAAATTGCTCGAATCAGCAAGATCAGGAGACAGAAGAATCCTGGATGAGTTACTACGAACAGGAGATACCCGCTGCCTCTTTGGAGTTACACTGGAGGGGAACACAACCCTCCATATAGTTGCTAGCCGAGGACATCTCGAGTTTGCCAAGGAGATCTGTCGTAGAGAGATCTCTCTTTTGGCAGCACCAAACACGAGGCTCGACACTCCATTGCATTGCGCTGCAAGGGCCGGGTATGACGAGATAGTCACCTCCATCATCAAGTTTGCAAGGCATAAAGGAATCAAAGAAAGAGTGTTGAGGGCGAGGAACAGGGACGAGGCGAATGCTTTGCATGAGGCCGCCAAATATAACCATGTGGGCGTGGCCAATGTACTGATGAACGAGGATGTCGGACTGGCATCCTTGCTGAATGATGCCGGCATGTCTCCGCTCTATCTGGCCATCGTGACAGGATCCCTTGATGTAGCCAGAGCCTTGCTACGGTCTACCTCCTGGAAGAAAGTTTCTTCAGAATCTTACACAGGCCCTAATAAGAACACGGCATTGCATGCAGCAGTCCTCCTGAGTCCAG AAATTACACAAGACTTATTGGATCGGGAGCCAGAGCTCGCCAAAGGTGTTGGTTTCTTGGAGAAAATTCCTCTTTATTATGCAGCTTCAGATGGTCATCATGATACGGTGAAGCTATTATTAGAGCGGGATCCCTCTACAGCCTATCTTTCAGAAGCCAATTATGGCTTATTTCCCATACACATTGCAGCTATGATGGGAAACGTTTCTATAGTTGATGAGATTTTAAAACAGTGCCCGGATACAGATGAATTATTAGACAAGGAGGGAAATAATTTTCTTCATGCCGCTTTCAAACGGCGAAGGTTAGATGTGGTCAAGAAAATTATCTCCAAGAGACCGGATCTCAGGAAGCTGTTAAATGACCAGGATAACAAGGGAAACACGCCGTTACACACGGCTGTTAAAAACAGTGACAAAGCGAGCGTGTATTTTCTTCTCCGGGACAAAACCATATGCGTCAACGTTATCAACCACGACGGCTTCACCCCTCTCGACTTGGCTTACCAATTGTCGGATAGAGGCCTGCAATTCCGGATG AATGCAAAAGTCTGCATTACCAACTGCTTGGCTTTAACAAATGCTCTGTCCGGTCCACGAGAAATATTTCATGATATAGAGAGCGGCAAATTATCCAGTGGTGAGACCAAAGAGAAACTGTCCGGCGATGATAAGTTCAAAAAAGAATCATCCAACGTCGAGGACAAGGAAATCACTAAACAGGTGGATTTAGCCAAAAATTACGGGATTGCTACGGTGTTGATTGCTACGGTCACATTTGCTGCTGGTTTCACCGTCCCCGGAGGGTATATAGCTGATGATCATCCAGGCCGTGGCAGAGCGGTTCTAGCAAAAGAGTATGCCTTCAAGGTATTCCtagtctcagatgcctccgcgtTGGTCTGCTCCATCGTAGCCACATTCTGGCTCATGCGTGCAGGAACGTCGACAGTTGATAGACCTACTCGCATACGAGCCTTTAAGTGGGCTTTAAAATTTCTACAGGTGGCATTTCAGGGCATGTCCACTGCATTCGCTATGGGTATATATGTAGTGTTGCCTCCCAGCAGCAAGCATATCAGCATTCTTTTATGCATCATTGCTCTCGGAGCCCCCCTTTTAGCTGATATGCTGTCAATTTATAAGCTCTGTGTTTTGCTGATAACAGTAGGAATCAGGAAAGGGTACAGACAATGTATTTGCCCAACAATACACCTGCTTGATAAGAAACGTCTTGGTGATTTTTTGCTGCACGGTAGACGTCTCATTATTTTGCTGCTTCTGACATTGGGCCTTTATCCTTTCTTTTTCCTGTCAGCTATGCTCTAG